A genomic window from Triticum urartu cultivar G1812 chromosome 7, Tu2.1, whole genome shotgun sequence includes:
- the LOC125520492 gene encoding uncharacterized protein LOC125520492: MEMNAATSLEPRAKATLVLGGESFAVSSESGTLSEQLAAMREKSMVILKEYITKHNVPNDVPDESIEGPSDEEGEALAKNPPKKSKKQK; encoded by the coding sequence ATGGAGATGAATGCTGCAACAAGTCTAGAACCTAGAGCAAAGGCTACCCTGGTTCTCGGAGGGGAATCGTTCGCAGTCAGCTCCGagtccggcaccctgtcggagcaGCTGGCGGCGATGAGGGAGAAGAGCATGgtgatcctcaaggagtacatcACCAAGCACAACGTCCCGAACGATGTCCCTGATGAATCCATTGAGGGCCCATCGGATGAGGAGGGCGAGGCACTTGCTAAAAACCCGCCCAAGAAATCAAAGAAGCAGAAGTGA
- the LOC125519448 gene encoding uncharacterized protein LOC125519448: MGFSVARLGQSAPSLSLAFTDYTHSAESEERVLRQMDPNEIPQQTNCKRPQTDPVSKVLGNDDLLMEIILRVGFPTTLVRAALVCRRWLRRASDPSFLLRFRNLHPPGLLGFYVHTMSNKSDPNPPVFMPNLLLPPELSTVIHRANFSFDAYKGKNIYITDCRHGNVFIHLYEGWTSTYTKVVHKPLSSNREIPSFPRFPPHQLQDGNTCTWSDLISKGEGDNLSYLYVWIESTRDSTKSTMHVSVLQDDVWCMHTSITSTHHPFLLWVPRPVVVDNKIYMASMNNIHVLDLSASSFSIVKLPHMVAKYGMRNAVMSRANDDSGVYLIHAKELQLGIWFHKKDKWLPVDTICLRKMLDNLRISHNENVHLNQVGNNAEFVLLQAGQSILYLDIKCRKLRKVYELGRYDILHSIHPFMMIWPPTFPAVEDGSARFAC, from the exons ATGG GCTTTTCAGTGGCCAGACTGGGGCAATCGGCCCCGTCCCTCTCCCTGGCGTTTACCGACTATACACATTCGG CGGAGAGCGAGGAGAGGGTGCTGCGGCAGATGGATCCTAATGAGATTCCCCAACA GACCAATTGCAAGAGGCCGCAGACCGACCCCGTATCCAAGGTGCTCGGCAACGACGATCTCCTCATGGAGATCATACTCCGGGTCGGCTTTCCCACCACTCTCGTCCGCGCCGCTCTTGTCTGCAGGCGCTGGCTTCGCCGCGCCTCCGACCCCTCCTTCCTTCTCAGGTTCCGCAATCTTCACCCGCCCGGCCTCCTTGGCTTTTACGTCCACACCATGTCGAATAAATCAGATCCGAACCCCCCAGTCTTCATGCCAAATCTGCTGCTGCCCCCAGAGCTTAGCACAGTCATCCACCGTGCAAACTTCAGCTTTGACGCCTACAAGGGCAAGAATATCTACATCACAGACTGCCGGCACGGAAACGTTTTCATCCACTTGTATGAGGGCTGGACATCCACATACACAAAAGTAGTGCATAAACCACTCTCCTCTAATAGAGAAATACCTAGCTTCCCACGATTCCCACCTCACCAACTGCAGGATGGCAATACCTGCACTTGGAGTGACCTCATTTCCAAAGGAGAAGGTGACAACTTGTCCTACTTGTATGTGTGGATTGAGTCTACCAGGGATTCCACAAAATCTACAATGCACGTATCTGTGTTACAAGACGATGTCTGGTGCATGCATACCTCGATCACAAGTACACACCACCCTTTTTTGCTATGGGTACCAAGACCTGTGGTCGTCGACAATAAAATATATATGGCCTCCATGAACAACATCCATGTCTTGGATTTGTCAGCCTCAAGTTTCTCCATAGTTAAGCTCCCACACATGGTGGCGAAGTATGGCATGAGAAACGCTGTGATGTCACGGGCTAATGATGATTCCGGCGTATATCTTATCCATGCTAAGGAGCTTCAACTTGGCATATGGTTCCACAAGAAGGACAAATGGTTGCCAGTGGATACCATTTGTTTGCGTAAGATGCTTGATAATTTGAGGATATCTCATAATGAGAATGTCCATCTAAACCAAGTGGGGAACAATGCCGAGTTTGTGCTTTTGCAGGCGGGTCAATCTATACTCTACTTGGATATTAAGTGCAGGAAGTTGCGTAAAGTGTATGAGCTTGGAAGATATGATATACTGCATTCTATCCATCCTTTTATGATGATATGGCCTCCCACATTCCCTGCGGTTGAGGATGGTTCCGCAAGGTTTGCCTGTTGA